Proteins found in one Candidatus Gorgyraea atricola genomic segment:
- a CDS encoding ferrous iron transporter B, whose product MKKVLLMGNPNVGKSAIFSRLTGARIAVSNYPGTTVEFTQGQMKIGSERPSVIDVPGTYTLEPTCKAEDVACQMLKQGDVVINVVNATNLERNLYLTLQILEKNIPTVIALNMWDETKHQGIDIDVKRLEEHLGVPVVPTCGLTGEGIKELVIRLKDAYPLKLKPLSDSEKWERIGEIVEDVQKITHHHHTVLQRLEELSIKPLSGIPIAMAIIYGAFWAIRFIGESLITFVCEPLFEKLWAPLMLKFGSLLGQDTFLHNVLVGNLIDGAIDFKMSFGVLTTGLFVPIAMVLPYIISFYLILGILEDFGYLPRLAVMVDNLMHHIGLHGFAIVPMMLGMGCNVPGALALRLLEGRREKFIAATLMAVSIPCMAQIAMIIGLVGERGGQYLGIVFGTLFILLIVKGLIMNKVLKGASPEILVEIPPYRIPQAIAVVKKLWMRVSGFLKEAIPYVLLGILFVNILYALHVIDFVSRLFAPILTGLWGLPKEAISALIVGFLRKDVAVGMLGPLNLTTKQLVIGSTVLAIYFPCIATFVMLVKELGIKDMLKSATIMLSVALLVGTLLNIIL is encoded by the coding sequence GTGAAAAAAGTATTGTTGATGGGCAATCCCAATGTTGGTAAGAGTGCTATATTCTCCAGGCTTACTGGAGCCAGGATCGCTGTGTCTAATTATCCGGGCACTACTGTAGAATTTACACAGGGCCAGATGAAGATAGGAAGCGAGCGCCCTTCTGTTATAGATGTGCCTGGTACCTATACATTAGAGCCTACCTGTAAGGCAGAGGATGTAGCCTGTCAGATGCTGAAACAGGGTGATGTAGTAATAAATGTAGTAAATGCGACAAATCTTGAGAGGAATCTGTATCTAACCCTCCAAATATTAGAAAAAAATATCCCCACTGTCATTGCGCTGAATATGTGGGATGAAACAAAACACCAGGGCATTGATATTGATGTTAAAAGATTAGAGGAGCATCTGGGCGTTCCTGTTGTTCCAACATGCGGTTTGACTGGCGAGGGCATAAAGGAGCTGGTTATACGTTTAAAAGACGCATATCCTTTAAAGCTCAAGCCATTGTCTGATTCTGAGAAATGGGAAAGGATAGGAGAGATTGTCGAGGATGTTCAGAAAATAACACATCATCATCACACAGTCCTTCAGAGATTAGAAGAGCTTAGCATAAAACCGCTATCAGGTATTCCAATAGCTATGGCTATTATCTATGGCGCGTTCTGGGCCATACGTTTTATTGGCGAGAGCCTTATAACCTTTGTGTGCGAGCCTTTATTTGAAAAACTATGGGCACCATTGATGCTTAAGTTTGGCAGTTTGCTGGGCCAGGATACGTTTTTACACAATGTATTAGTCGGGAATCTTATTGATGGCGCAATTGATTTTAAGATGTCGTTTGGCGTATTGACTACAGGTCTATTTGTGCCAATCGCAATGGTGTTGCCATATATAATCAGCTTCTATCTGATCTTGGGGATACTTGAGGATTTTGGATATCTGCCTCGTCTGGCAGTTATGGTCGACAATCTCATGCATCATATCGGGCTTCACGGATTTGCAATAGTACCGATGATGCTGGGTATGGGCTGCAATGTGCCAGGTGCATTGGCGCTCAGGCTCTTAGAAGGAAGGCGTGAAAAATTCATTGCAGCAACGCTCATGGCTGTGTCTATCCCATGCATGGCGCAGATCGCCATGATCATAGGACTAGTAGGAGAAAGAGGCGGCCAGTATCTGGGCATTGTCTTTGGCACACTTTTTATACTTTTGATTGTAAAGGGCCTTATCATGAATAAGGTGTTAAAGGGCGCGAGTCCTGAGATATTAGTTGAAATCCCACCATATAGAATACCTCAGGCTATAGCTGTAGTTAAGAAACTCTGGATGAGGGTATCTGGTTTTTTAAAAGAGGCAATACCATACGTGCTCTTAGGGATCTTGTTTGTCAATATCCTGTACGCGCTTCATGTAATAGATTTTGTTTCCAGATTATTTGCGCCAATTCTTACAGGCCTGTGGGGCCTTCCAAAAGAAGCGATCTCTGCATTGATTGTAGGCTTTTTAAGAAAAGACGTTGCAGTAGGCATGCTCGGCCCACTTAACCTCACGACCAAGCAACTTGTAATCGGATCCACAGTGCTAGCAATCTACTTTCCCTGCATCGCCACCTTTGTTATGCTTGTCAAAGAACTAGGCATAAAAGACATGCTAAAATCCGCCACAATCATGCTATCCGTAGCCCTCCTCGTAGGCACCCTACTCAACATCATTCTCTAA
- a CDS encoding FeoA family protein — MIIDLTQVKNGESGIIKELRGGSDFSQRVQNIGIRQGKKIKKISSHFWRGPQTVEVDKVRVAIGWGMAKKIFVEVERS; from the coding sequence ATGATCATAGATTTGACACAGGTGAAGAACGGAGAGAGCGGCATCATAAAAGAACTACGTGGGGGCTCTGATTTTTCTCAAAGGGTCCAGAATATAGGTATAAGGCAGGGCAAAAAAATAAAAAAGATCAGTTCCCATTTCTGGCGCGGACCGCAGACTGTCGAAGTAGATAAGGTTCGTGTTGCCATTGGATGGGGTATGGCAAAAAAGATTTTTGTAGAGGTTGAGAGATCGTGA